TTCGGCACGGCGGGCGTGGTGGGAGCGAACCTCCTGCTGCGCCCGCTGGGCCGGCGCCTCGACCGCGAGCCGCGGGGCGGGGCCGAAGTGGCGACCGACTTCCACTTCGAGGCGGTGTGCCTGGAGGCGGAAGAGGCCCACATCCGGCACCGGCTGGTCGACGCACTGGCCCGGCCCGGCTACCAGCTGCGGGAGATCCGCAGTGTGGACGGACCGGACCCCGGCAAGGTGACGGTGTCCGCGCTGCTGACCGCCGAGGGCGCGGGCGGCCGGGCGTTGGAGGAGGCCGTGAGCAACCTCTCGCTAGACCCCTCGGTCTCGGCGGTCGGCTGGGCGGTCGTCCCGACCCCCTCCTTCTGAGCCCAGGGGGCACGCTTCCTTCTGAGCCCGGGGGGGGCACGCTTCCTTCTGAGCCCAGGGGGCACGCTTCCTTCTGAGCCCAGGGGGCTACTTGAGAGTGG
This genomic window from Streptomyces sp. NBC_01351 contains:
- a CDS encoding MgtC/SapB family protein, which gives rise to MMNEWSMAGHLTAALGFGAAIGLERQWRARLAGLRTNALVAGGAALFVLLSQYGFIGEVSEVQYDGSRVAAQIVSGIGFLCAGVIMRDGLSVRGLNTAATLWCSAAVGCLAGVGMFVLAAFGTAGVVGANLLLRPLGRRLDREPRGGAEVATDFHFEAVCLEAEEAHIRHRLVDALARPGYQLREIRSVDGPDPGKVTVSALLTAEGAGGRALEEAVSNLSLDPSVSAVGWAVVPTPSF